From one Nycticebus coucang isolate mNycCou1 chromosome 14, mNycCou1.pri, whole genome shotgun sequence genomic stretch:
- the CFAP300 gene encoding cilia- and flagella-associated protein 300 isoform X3, producing MAAGEPGDLGAYYFRFLPQKTFQSLSAPEITSRLRQWSMLGRIEARAFGFDQTFQAYRKDDFVMAFFKDPNVIPNLKLLSDSSGQWITLGFANGRLGKI from the exons ATGGCGGCGGGGGAACCTGGGGACTTGGGCGCGTACTACTTCAGGTTCCTGCCTCAGAAGACGTTCCAGTCTCTGAGCGCGCCGGAAATCACCAGCCGGCTCCGCCAGTG GTCCATGCTGGGCAGAATCGAGGCGCGGGCGTTCGGGTTTGACCAGACCTTCCAGGCCTATCGGAAGGACGATTTCGTCATG GCTTTTTTCAAAGACCCAAATGTTATTCCCAATTTGAAGTTACTTTCAGATTCTTCTGGACAGTGGATTACATtag